One Solirubrobacter pauli DNA segment encodes these proteins:
- the gatB gene encoding Asp-tRNA(Asn)/Glu-tRNA(Gln) amidotransferase subunit GatB has translation MSTEYEPVIGLEIHVQLKTRTKMFCGCELSFGEEPNTRTCPVCLGLPGTLPVTNAQAVQYGIMMGLALGCEIAPRSIFHRKNYFYPDLSKGYQISQYDIPLCLGGQLGDVKIHRIHLEEDAAKLVHAGSSGRIHGSESSVVDYNRGGTPLAEIVTEPDIHSAEQARDWLQLLRETLRQLGVSDVNMEEGSLRCDANVSIRPKGSKGLGTKTELKNMNSFRFVAQGINAEIARQTALLESGEQVTQETLHYDPVSGRISSLRSKEEAHDYRYFPEPDLVPLVPTPEMIAAAEAAIPELPADREARYESDFGLPRDTAHLFAYEPTWGTYFERVAVEGDRDAKAAGIWVTELRTRLGADADPHQSPVVPAQLAALAGLVGAKKVTAGSARTVLDKMVETGDHPSDIAEAEGLTVMEDSGELSQIVAKVISENQDVVERIRGGNAKAMGALVGPIMRETKGRADGGEVNRLLREQLGV, from the coding sequence ATGAGCACCGAATACGAACCCGTCATCGGGCTGGAGATCCACGTTCAGCTCAAGACCCGCACGAAGATGTTCTGCGGGTGCGAGCTGAGCTTCGGCGAGGAGCCCAACACGCGCACCTGCCCGGTCTGCCTCGGCCTGCCGGGGACGCTGCCGGTGACGAACGCCCAGGCCGTCCAGTACGGGATCATGATGGGCCTCGCGCTCGGCTGCGAGATCGCCCCGCGGTCGATCTTCCACCGCAAGAACTACTTCTATCCGGACCTCTCCAAGGGCTACCAGATCTCCCAGTACGACATCCCGCTGTGCCTGGGCGGCCAGCTGGGTGACGTCAAGATCCACCGCATCCACCTCGAGGAGGACGCGGCGAAGCTCGTCCACGCCGGCTCCTCAGGCCGGATCCACGGCTCCGAGTCCTCGGTCGTCGACTACAACCGCGGCGGCACCCCGCTCGCGGAGATCGTCACCGAGCCGGACATCCACTCGGCCGAGCAGGCCCGCGACTGGCTGCAGCTGCTGCGCGAGACGCTGCGCCAGCTCGGCGTGAGCGACGTGAACATGGAGGAGGGCTCGCTGCGCTGCGACGCCAACGTCTCCATCCGCCCGAAGGGCTCGAAGGGCCTGGGCACCAAGACCGAGCTCAAGAACATGAACTCGTTCCGGTTCGTCGCCCAGGGCATCAACGCCGAGATCGCCCGCCAGACGGCCCTGCTGGAGTCCGGCGAGCAGGTGACGCAGGAGACCCTGCACTACGACCCGGTCAGCGGCCGCATCAGCTCGCTGCGCTCCAAGGAAGAGGCGCACGACTACCGCTACTTCCCGGAGCCCGACCTCGTCCCGCTCGTCCCGACGCCGGAGATGATCGCTGCCGCCGAGGCCGCGATCCCCGAGCTCCCGGCCGACCGCGAGGCGCGCTACGAGTCCGACTTCGGCCTGCCCAGGGACACCGCGCACCTGTTCGCCTACGAGCCCACCTGGGGCACGTACTTCGAGCGCGTCGCCGTCGAGGGCGACCGTGACGCGAAGGCGGCCGGCATCTGGGTCACCGAGCTGCGCACGCGCCTCGGCGCGGACGCCGACCCGCACCAGTCCCCGGTCGTCCCGGCCCAGCTGGCGGCGCTCGCGGGCCTCGTGGGCGCGAAGAAGGTCACGGCCGGCTCCGCCCGTACCGTGCTCGACAAGATGGTCGAGACCGGCGACCACCCGTCCGACATCGCCGAGGCCGAGGGCCTCACGGTGATGGAGGACAGCGGCGAGCTGTCGCAGATCGTCGCCAAGGTCATCTCCGAGAACCAGGACGTGGTCGAGCGCATCCGCGGCGGCAACGCCAAGGCGATGGGCGCGCTGGTCGGCCCGATCATGCGCGAGACCAAGGGCCGCGCCGACGGAGGCGAAGTGAACCGCCTCCTCCGCGAGCAGCTGGGCGTCTAA
- the gatA gene encoding Asp-tRNA(Asn)/Glu-tRNA(Gln) amidotransferase subunit GatA → MIELTAKQAADAIRSGDLDAQEYFDFYRKRAAADPYNSYVWVADETPAIDTSKPFAGVPIAIKDLFCTEGIPSQAGSKILEDYRPPYSATSVKKLTDDAGGTLLGKTNQDEFAMGSSTENSAYGPTLNPWDTTRVPGGSSGGSAAVVAGATAPWSIGTDTGGSIRQPAALTGIVGLKPTYGAISRYGMIAFASSLDQAGTFTRDVTDTAMLLSAMVGQDPCDQTSLGLPEPVRIPTADSLKGIRLGVPEELSGEGIEEGVLKAFNETLELAKSLGATVETTHLPHAPHGLAAYYLIAPAECSSNLARYDGVRFGFRKQADSLLEMYNQTREAGFGAEVKRRIMLGTYALSSGYYDAYYGRAQKVRTLIAQDFKNAFDQFDFIVTPTAPGVAFELNSKTSDPLAMYLNDFCTVPMSLAGIPAISIPNGLSEGLPVGFQIAGPAFSENRILDAALALEKAIGFDGSKAYA, encoded by the coding sequence ATGATCGAGCTGACCGCCAAGCAGGCCGCGGACGCGATCCGCAGCGGTGACCTGGACGCGCAGGAGTACTTCGACTTCTACCGCAAGCGCGCGGCCGCCGACCCGTACAACTCGTACGTCTGGGTCGCCGACGAGACGCCGGCGATCGACACGAGCAAGCCGTTCGCCGGCGTGCCGATCGCGATCAAGGACCTGTTCTGCACCGAGGGCATCCCGAGCCAGGCCGGCTCGAAGATCCTCGAGGACTACCGCCCGCCGTACAGCGCGACGTCGGTCAAGAAGCTCACGGACGACGCCGGCGGCACGCTCCTGGGCAAGACGAACCAGGACGAGTTCGCGATGGGCTCGTCGACCGAGAACTCGGCCTACGGCCCGACGCTCAACCCGTGGGACACCACGCGCGTCCCGGGCGGGTCGTCCGGCGGCAGCGCCGCGGTCGTCGCGGGCGCCACGGCCCCGTGGTCGATCGGCACGGACACCGGCGGCTCGATCCGCCAGCCGGCCGCGCTCACGGGCATCGTCGGCCTCAAGCCGACGTACGGCGCGATCTCCCGCTACGGGATGATCGCCTTCGCCTCGAGCCTGGACCAGGCGGGCACGTTCACGCGCGACGTCACGGACACGGCCATGCTGCTGTCGGCGATGGTCGGCCAGGACCCGTGCGACCAGACGAGCCTCGGCCTGCCCGAGCCGGTGCGCATCCCGACCGCGGACAGCCTCAAGGGCATCCGCCTCGGCGTGCCGGAGGAGCTGTCCGGCGAGGGCATCGAGGAGGGCGTGCTGAAGGCCTTCAACGAGACGCTGGAGCTGGCCAAGAGCCTCGGCGCGACCGTCGAGACCACGCACCTGCCGCACGCGCCGCACGGCCTCGCCGCGTACTACCTGATCGCGCCCGCGGAGTGCTCGTCCAACCTCGCGCGCTACGACGGCGTGCGCTTCGGCTTCCGCAAGCAGGCCGACTCGCTGCTCGAGATGTACAACCAGACGCGCGAGGCGGGCTTCGGCGCGGAGGTCAAGCGCCGGATCATGCTGGGCACCTACGCGCTGAGCTCGGGCTACTACGACGCCTACTACGGGCGCGCGCAGAAGGTCCGCACGCTGATCGCCCAGGACTTCAAGAACGCGTTCGACCAGTTCGACTTCATCGTCACGCCGACCGCGCCGGGCGTCGCGTTCGAGCTCAACTCGAAGACGTCGGACCCGCTGGCGATGTACCTCAACGACTTCTGCACGGTCCCGATGTCGCTGGCCGGCATCCCCGCGATCTCGATCCCGAACGGCCTCTCCGAGGGGCTCCCGGTCGGCTTCCAGATCGCCGGTCCGGCGTTCAGCGAGAACCGCATCCTCGACGCGGCGCTGGCGCTGGAGAAGGCCATCGGCTTCGACGGAAGCAAGGCGTACGCATGA